The sequence CGCCGGGACCGTGGGCGGCGGGGGCGGCCAGCCCTCGGCTCCGTGCGCGGCCGGGGAGTACGGGACCTGCGGAGTGTGCGGGGCATACGGGGCCTGCGGGCCGGGAGCGTGCCTGTACGCCGGGGCGGCCTGGTGAGCCGGGGTGGCCGGCGCGGCCGGGGTGGGCGGGATCTGCTGGGTCTGCTCGGTGCCGGGCACGGGCGTCGGCGGGAGCTGCTGCGTCACCGGCTCGGCCGCGGCGGACCCGGGGGCCGGGGCCATGGGGGCAGGAGCAGCGGGCGCCGGGGCTACGGGCGCCGGGGGTGCGTCGGCCGGCTGCGGGGCAACCGCCGGAACCTGCGTCTCGGAGGCCGGAGCAGGGGGTACTGACGGGGCCGCGGGGGGCGTAGGGGCCGCGGTGCCCTCGTTCTCGGTGCTCACAGCGCTCTCTCCTCGTCACACACGGCTTCAGAAATCTCTGGCGATCGGTCCGACTGAACGTTCGACGTGCCGCACAAGTTCCTGAGCAAAGCCTTTCCCATGACCCGTCAGAGCACTGTAAGCCGCACCTGTGTATCTCCTGGCATCCTTTATATCCGACATTTCGGACGCATCTTCCGTACCCGCTCTCTACGTCCGAGGCCCCCGCGGTGGCACCATGACCCGGTGACCCACGCAATGCCGCACCCCATCCAGGTCGTCGCCCACCGCGGCGCCTCGGAGGATGCCCCCGAGCACACCCTGGCCGCCTACCGCAAGGCGATCGAGGACGGCGCCGACGCACTCGAGTGCGATGTCCGGCTCACCGCCGACGGCCACCTGGTCCTGGTGCACGACCGCCGGGTGAACCGCACCTCGAACGGCCGCGGCGCCGTCTCCGCCCTGGAGCTGGCCGACCTCGCCGCCCTGGACTTCGGCTCCTGGAGGGACCGCGAGGAGTCCCCCGACTGGGACGCGGACCCGGAGCGCACGTCCGTCCTCACCCTGGAGCGGCTGCTCGAGCTGATCTCCGACGCCAGCCGGCCCGTACAGCTCGCGATCGAGACGAAGCACCCGACCCGCTGGGCCGGACAGGTGGAGGAGCGCCTCCTCTTCCTCCTCAAGCGCTTCGCCCTGGACTCCCCGCCGGCCGAGGGCCCGCACCCGGTCCGGGTCATGAGCTTCTCGGCGCGCTCGCTGCACCGGGTGCGCGCGGCCGCGCCGACGATCCCGACCGTGTACCTGATGCAGTTCATCTCCCCCCGGATGCGGGACGGACGGCTGCCGGCCGGGGTGCGGATCGCCGGCCCGGGCATGCGGATCGTGCGCAACCATCCCGGCTTCATCCGCAAGCTCCAGGACGCGGGGCACTCCGTGCACGTATGGACCGTGAATGAGCCAGAAGACGTTCAGCTCTGCGCTGATCTGGGTGTGGAGGCGATCATCACGAACAGGCCCCGCCAAGTTCTGTCACAACTAGGGCGCTGACGTCCCCATTTGCCCACCCGTCACGCAGGGCCCGCACGTCACGGGGTGTGCCCCGGCGCATCCGCTCCGCATTCGATAGTCATGAATGCGTCAGAGTGCTCCGCTTCGGCGGTTTCCGGTCCAGGCCATTGGGGCATCCAGACCATGCGTGGGGCTAAGGAGGTTCCGGGGGTGGCGTTGGTGGTGGCACAGGAAGTGCCCACGTCGTCGTGCATGGACGTACGCCATGGTCCTGCGGGCGTGGGCGAGGCGAGACACCGCATGCGTGAGCAATTGCGCGTCAGCGGAGTGTCCGAATCGGTCGTGGACGATGCCGTACTGATCCTTTCCGAACTGCTCAGCAATGCCTGCCGACACGGCAGACCTCTGGGCGCGGGAGAAGTCGGGGACGGGGAGATACGCGCCGCGTGGCGCGTCGACAGAGCAGGGCGGCTGACGGTCGAGGTCACGGACGGCGGCGGGCCCACCCGCCCGGTTCCGGCCACGCCTTCGGTCACCGCACGGGGCGGCCGGGGGCTGAACATCATCAGTGCCCTGGCCCAGGACTGGGGTGTCCGGGACGGAGCGGCGGGTGAGATCACCGTCTGGGTGGTCGTTGCCTGCGGGCCCCGGCACGAGGATTTCGCTACGCGCGTTGCGCCCCCGGCGATCGACTTCAGCAATGCCTTCGACGATCTGGATCCCTGAGCACCGAGGGGATCCCTGACAGCAGTACCGGTCATCCGCACAGGCGGCCGTCCGGGAGCGCACGCCGACCGTGCTCCCGGCCGCACCCCACCGGTTCCGGCGGTACGAACGGCTAGGCTCGCGCCCAGACACGACGCCGTACCGCCGCAACCGGGAGACACCCACGATGGCCAAGAAGCGCCCCGCAGCGAAGACTGCAAAGCCGCAGCTCAACAACGGTGAGATTCCGGTGGTGGGCGCTCGCGAGCCCTGCCCCTGCGGATCCGGGCGCCGCTACAAGGCCTGCCACGGCGCAGCCGCCGCGCACGCCGTCACCGAGCACGTACGGCGCCCGTTCGAGGGACTGCCGGGCGAGTGCGACTGGGTCGCGCTGCGCGAGCTCGTGCCCGCCGCCACCGTCCCGCTGTCGCTCAAGGCCGGTCTGCCCGAGGGCGTTCCCTCCGTCACGCTCGTGACCGTACTGCCCATGGCCTGGCCGGCGCTGCGCCGCGAGGACGGATCTGTCCTGCTCGGCCTGCAGAACGAGTCCTCCACCGGGGATCTCGGCCGCGATATGGCCGACACCCTGGAGCGTGCCCTCGTAGCGGATCCGGGGACTCCCGTTCCGGCCCGCCGCGTTCCGGCCGAGGGTCCGCGACTTCAGGATCTCCTGGACTCCGACGGCGGTTTCGAGCCGGTTGTGCACAGCGGCTTCGAATTCTGGATTCCGGAATCGGAGAGCGCCCAGAGCGCCTCGCCGGAGATCGCCGCCTCGCTCGAGCGCGCCAACGCGGCGGCCATTCCCACCGTCAAGCTCTCCGGTGTGGACGCGGCCTACTGGTGCGAGACCCCCGAGAAGAACCACCTGCGCTGGGTCATGCCGCACCCCGAGGAGAAGCTGCTCGACGCCCTCGCGCGGCTGCACGCGGCGGGCACTACCTCGCTCGGCGAAGGCACGCGGCTGGTCGGTTCCTTCCGCGCGCACGGCCTCATGGTTCCCGTCTGGGATCTGCCCACCGGGGTCACCGCGGACGATGTCGAGAAGCCCGCGGCCGAGTTCGCGGAGCGGCTGGCCGAGGCTCTGGCCTCGGACGCACCGCTGACCACGGAAGAGCGCCGGGCGCGCGGCGGACTCACCAACCGCCAGGTGACCCTCAGCTGACCTGCACACACGCGGAGGTCGGTGACCGGAGTCACAACTCCCGCTAATCGTCTGCAAATCCGTGTCTGAATATCAGAGATCGAATTTGCGTACAGGCGATCTCTTGTTACCGTTCTTGTAGCCCGGTCGCTGGTGCATCCCCCGTCGCCAGCGACCGGGCCCTTCATTTCGGCGGTTCTCAACCGTCACTCGGGGCCGGTGAGTTGCTCCCGGACCGCAAGAGCAGCGCCCCTTCATCATCCGGAACTGCGAATTCCGCAACAGCCGAGTAACTGTCCGGCGCTCCCGCCGAGGTCTCGCTCGGCGTCTCGCACAATCCCGGCTCGTCCCCCGCGCCGACCGCACACCGGATCTGCACCGTCCGCCCGGCCGGTCCCATCACGGTCAGCACCGCGTCCAGCGGACGGCCGCTGGTGTTGCGGTAGTAACTGCGGCCCCACGTCCGGCCCTCGGCCACCAGGACGCACGTCTGGGCCTCCAGGCCGTGCGGCGAGGACAGTTCGGGACCGCACTGGGAATCCGTACGGGGCTGCTGCGACGGTCCGGGCTGCTGGGCCGCGGGTGCCGGCGAGGTGGGCGAGGACGACGCCGACGAGGGGCGCGAAGGGTCCGAAAGTCCGAGCGTCGAGAGCAGGCCGCCGCTCTTTCCGTCATCCTGAACGGCGAAATCCGGTCCCGCGATCGCCCCGGCGAGCGGGAGCGACAAGATGATCAGCACACCGGCGCCGATACCGATCAGGCGGAGATTCATTCGCCGAAGATAGCGACGCGGGAATGGGGCACGGAGATCCCCGCGCCCAATTCCCTTGGAAACCGGTCCAGCTGGCACCCGTACGAGTGATCGGCCGATACCGGACCACCCCGGGTCAGTACGCCAGCCGGCTGCCGCCGCCGGGCGCTCCGCTGCTCGCCTCGACCAGCGCGTCCACGACCGCCTCGACCTCGGGCAGCCAGATCCTTCCCGCGTCCGCCGCCCGCTCCCCCGGCCGGGACTGCGCCCGTTCCGGTGCCTGCGGCTCCCGTTCCCAGCGCACCTGCCCGCCGGTGGACGCGGCGGAGGGCGGCAGCAGCACGTAGCCGCCCTCACCGTGGAAGCGCAGCGACGAGGGCACGTGGTCCTTGGCGTAGAGGAGCTCGCCGAGCCGTTCCAGCGAGTACGGCGCCACCAGCAGCGACCAGCGGGTGGGCGTGGCCACCACCGGCCCGAGCCGCATGCCCTGCGCGTCCAGCCGTACGAGGGCCCGTGCCGCCGCCGTGGCCGGCAGGCTCACCGCGCACGGGGCGGCGCCGCCGGTGGCCATCAGGACGGGGGCACTGGGCCGGTTGGTCCACCACCAGGCCACCATCCGGGGGTCGGTGGTGGCCGCGAGCAGCCCCGGCTCGAAGGGGTGCGCGCCGGGGACCGCACAGTCGGGGTCGGGGCAGGCGCACCGCGAGCTGTCCGCGCCGGAGCGGCCGACTCCGGGCAGTACGGGCCATTGCCACGCGGTGGCGCAGGTGAGCGCCGCGTCGAGGAGAGCGGGAGCGGGAACGGGCGGGCGGCTCTGTCCGGGGGCGGTTCGCCCGGACCGGGACCGGGACCGGGGCCATGACCAGGACGGGGACCGGGATTCGAGGCGATAGCGGAGCCGCTGGAGACGCCTTCCGAGGATCTCGCGCATGAGCGCTCGTTCCTTTCCGTTGAACGTCGAGGGCCACATCACACCATGTAACGGGTGACTCACTACACGTACACGTTTCGCGTCACTGTGCGCCTGAAGCAGGTTCACACGGTTCGTGCAGTTTTCTTACCGGGTCCATCAAACGTCCGGCGGGGGGTGGAACGCGACCCGCACGGTACCGGGAGCGGCTGCCGCCGCTTAGGACGACGGCCGGTGCCGGGCGGTTCCCGACAGGTACCCGGCGGCGCCAACTGACCCCGGACACTGACGATTACGTACCCGTGCCCCCCGGAACGCCCGCCCAGTCGACCGCAAAAACCGTCCCCTTCCAGCTCTTTCCGGCCAAGTTCTAGCCTTGGCTGGACAGTGAGTTGCCGTCCCACGGACACCAGGATTCCCACCTGGGCAATGCTGGACATGCATCCACGTGTGCGTGTAGATGTGGATTCCTTGATGGCGGCGCAGCACGATCTGGGGGTTTGCGATGCTATTCGGCGAATCGCACCAGGTGGAAAGGCGGACGCCATGAGCGCCCCGCATCTGCCGAAAGTGGCTGGAATCGATCCAGCAGTTACCGCGTCACCGCAGACTGCGGCGCCCGCACCCGCACGGACCACCCCCTCACCGGTCCCTCCGCCAGGCCCCGGCAGCCTGATCCAGGACCGGCTCGCGGGCATGGTCTCGGACCTCACCACCCTCCACGAGCTGACCGAACGCCTGGCCCGCACCGGCGGCCTCGACTCCGCCCTCCACGAGTTCCTGCGCGCCGGAGCCGCCCTCGTCGGGGCCCGCCGCGGGCTGCTCGTCCTCGAGCCCTCCGACGGACTCGGGCCGACCACCACGATCGGCCTCGGCCTCGGCCACGCCGACCTCGGCCACATCGAGACCGTGCCGCGCAGCGCGACCTCCTACGGACGCATCCTCGACGGACTCCCTGATGCCCACGGTGGCTCCGAGGTGCTCCCCGAGCCGGGCGCACCGGCCGGCACCGGAGGCTTCGCCGCCCCCGTCGACCCGCGCCACCGCGAGGTCGCCGCCCGCCTCGGCTACGCCGCCAGCTACGCGGTGCCGCTGACCGCCGAGGCCACCGGGCGGCTCGGCGCGGCCGTCTGGCTCTACGACGAGCAGGCCGAGCCGAGCGACCGCCAGCGCGACCTCGCCGGGCTCTACGTCCGGCACGCCGCCGAGCACGTGGCCCGGATGCTGGAGGTGGAGCGCTCCCGCGCGCGCCTGGCGACCGTCGCCGAGGAGCTGCTGCCCAGCAGGCTGCCGCGGATCCCCGGGGTACAGCTCGCCGCCCGGCACCACACCGGGCCGCGCGGCGGGGGCGACTGGTACGACGCCCTGCCGCTGCCCGAGGGCGCCCTGGGGCTGGCCGTGGGCTCGGTGACCGGGTCCGGGCCGAGCGCCGTCGCCGCGATGGGCCGGCTGCGGGCCTCGCTGCGCGCGTACGCCGTCATGGAGGGCGAGGACCCCGTCGCCGTCCTGTCCGACCTGGAGCTGCTGCTGCGCCTGACCGAGCCCGCCCGTTCGGCCACCGCGCTCTTCGCCTACTGCGAACCGGCCCAGCGCAAGCTCATCCTGGCGGGCGCCGGACACGCGCCGCCCCTGCTCATCGGCGAGCGCCGCACCGAGTACGTGGAGACCTCCCTCTCCGCGCCGCTGGGGATGCTCTCCTGCTGGGAGGCGCCGAGCGTGGAGATCGAGCCCGCACCCGGAGAAACGGTGCTGCTGTACACGGACGGGCTGCTCCAGCGCACCGGGGACCCCATGGACCGGGCCTACGCCCGGCTGCACGCCGCGGCCGCCGGGGTGCCCCGTAGCGCCCGGGAC comes from Streptomyces sp. NBC_01408 and encodes:
- a CDS encoding glycerophosphodiester phosphodiesterase, with translation MPHPIQVVAHRGASEDAPEHTLAAYRKAIEDGADALECDVRLTADGHLVLVHDRRVNRTSNGRGAVSALELADLAALDFGSWRDREESPDWDADPERTSVLTLERLLELISDASRPVQLAIETKHPTRWAGQVEERLLFLLKRFALDSPPAEGPHPVRVMSFSARSLHRVRAAAPTIPTVYLMQFISPRMRDGRLPAGVRIAGPGMRIVRNHPGFIRKLQDAGHSVHVWTVNEPEDVQLCADLGVEAIITNRPRQVLSQLGR
- a CDS encoding DUF5926 family protein; its protein translation is MAKKRPAAKTAKPQLNNGEIPVVGAREPCPCGSGRRYKACHGAAAAHAVTEHVRRPFEGLPGECDWVALRELVPAATVPLSLKAGLPEGVPSVTLVTVLPMAWPALRREDGSVLLGLQNESSTGDLGRDMADTLERALVADPGTPVPARRVPAEGPRLQDLLDSDGGFEPVVHSGFEFWIPESESAQSASPEIAASLERANAAAIPTVKLSGVDAAYWCETPEKNHLRWVMPHPEEKLLDALARLHAAGTTSLGEGTRLVGSFRAHGLMVPVWDLPTGVTADDVEKPAAEFAERLAEALASDAPLTTEERRARGGLTNRQVTLS
- a CDS encoding bifunctional DNA primase/polymerase — its product is MREILGRRLQRLRYRLESRSPSWSWPRSRSRSGRTAPGQSRPPVPAPALLDAALTCATAWQWPVLPGVGRSGADSSRCACPDPDCAVPGAHPFEPGLLAATTDPRMVAWWWTNRPSAPVLMATGGAAPCAVSLPATAAARALVRLDAQGMRLGPVVATPTRWSLLVAPYSLERLGELLYAKDHVPSSLRFHGEGGYVLLPPSAASTGGQVRWEREPQAPERAQSRPGERAADAGRIWLPEVEAVVDALVEASSGAPGGGSRLAY
- a CDS encoding PP2C family protein-serine/threonine phosphatase, encoding MLDMHPRVRVDVDSLMAAQHDLGVCDAIRRIAPGGKADAMSAPHLPKVAGIDPAVTASPQTAAPAPARTTPSPVPPPGPGSLIQDRLAGMVSDLTTLHELTERLARTGGLDSALHEFLRAGAALVGARRGLLVLEPSDGLGPTTTIGLGLGHADLGHIETVPRSATSYGRILDGLPDAHGGSEVLPEPGAPAGTGGFAAPVDPRHREVAARLGYAASYAVPLTAEATGRLGAAVWLYDEQAEPSDRQRDLAGLYVRHAAEHVARMLEVERSRARLATVAEELLPSRLPRIPGVQLAARHHTGPRGGGDWYDALPLPEGALGLAVGSVTGSGPSAVAAMGRLRASLRAYAVMEGEDPVAVLSDLELLLRLTEPARSATALFAYCEPAQRKLILAGAGHAPPLLIGERRTEYVETSLSAPLGMLSCWEAPSVEIEPAPGETVLLYTDGLLQRTGDPMDRAYARLHAAAAGVPRSARDDPAAICDHILRTILPGGETADTPEDIVLLAARFE